A genomic segment from Methanolobus zinderi encodes:
- the glyS gene encoding glycine--tRNA ligase, whose protein sequence is MDKYEQVIELAKRRGFLWNSFELYGGTAGFYDYGPLGSTLKRRIEQIWRELFVIQEGFMEIETPTVGIENVFVASGHVGGFSDPLCECKACGEAFRADHLIDKLVPVADALSNEELDRIISENQVKCPECEGDLGDTYEFNLMFKTQIGPGSGRQGYMRPETAQGMFVDFLRLARFYREKLPFGATQIGKSYRNEISPRQGVIRLREFTQAEAEIFIDPENKSHPNIGRFADTVLNLYSDAAQEKGEIEKMTIAEALEKGIIAHEFLAYQIGLTNLFLQRVGVAPEMLRFRQHKKDEMAHYAMDCWDAEVSTSRFGWVEVVGIADRTDYDLRAHASVSKTELSIYREYSEPKMVTQFVVKPNMGKLGPLFKGKAKMVAEALKELSREELEKGEIKVKIDSEEVTVPEDAVQFAEETVKVSGENIVPHVVEPSFGIDRIFYTVLEHAFDEEAVPAKEDEEEESRIVMRFRNETAPVQVAVLPLLTRKELIEPARNIESKIREQGLLVSYDDSGTIGRRYRRNDEIGTPYSITIDYDTLEDNTVTIRERDSMKQVRTSVDGIEEVLYELMYKNRDFESAGVAL, encoded by the coding sequence ATGGATAAATACGAACAGGTTATAGAACTGGCCAAACGCCGGGGCTTTTTATGGAACTCATTCGAACTCTACGGAGGAACAGCAGGGTTTTACGACTACGGACCTCTGGGAAGCACACTAAAACGCAGGATAGAGCAGATCTGGAGAGAGCTATTCGTTATCCAAGAAGGTTTCATGGAGATCGAGACCCCTACGGTAGGGATCGAGAACGTGTTCGTGGCATCCGGACATGTTGGCGGCTTCTCAGACCCTTTGTGTGAATGTAAGGCATGTGGCGAGGCTTTCAGGGCAGACCACCTGATAGACAAACTGGTTCCTGTTGCCGATGCACTCAGCAACGAGGAACTTGACAGGATCATCAGTGAGAACCAGGTGAAATGTCCCGAATGTGAAGGTGACCTTGGTGATACATACGAGTTCAACCTAATGTTCAAGACACAGATAGGACCAGGATCCGGCAGGCAGGGATACATGCGTCCCGAGACCGCACAGGGAATGTTCGTGGACTTTTTGAGACTGGCACGTTTCTACCGTGAAAAGCTGCCATTCGGTGCCACCCAGATAGGAAAGTCTTACCGTAACGAGATCTCCCCGAGACAGGGTGTCATCAGGCTCAGGGAGTTCACACAGGCAGAAGCTGAGATCTTCATCGATCCAGAGAACAAGAGCCATCCGAACATAGGAAGGTTTGCCGACACGGTCCTGAACCTGTATTCGGATGCTGCACAGGAAAAAGGGGAAATCGAGAAGATGACAATAGCCGAGGCACTGGAGAAGGGCATCATAGCCCATGAGTTCCTCGCATACCAGATCGGACTTACAAACCTCTTCCTGCAGCGTGTGGGTGTTGCTCCTGAGATGCTCAGATTCAGGCAGCACAAGAAGGACGAGATGGCACACTACGCCATGGACTGCTGGGATGCCGAGGTCAGCACCAGCAGGTTCGGCTGGGTGGAAGTTGTCGGAATTGCCGACAGGACGGACTATGATCTCCGCGCACATGCATCTGTCAGCAAGACCGAGCTCTCTATTTACCGAGAATACTCCGAACCGAAGATGGTCACTCAGTTTGTGGTCAAGCCCAACATGGGAAAACTTGGCCCGCTCTTCAAGGGCAAGGCAAAGATGGTCGCAGAAGCCCTTAAGGAACTATCAAGGGAGGAACTGGAAAAAGGAGAGATCAAGGTCAAGATCGATTCCGAGGAGGTCACTGTTCCAGAAGATGCTGTCCAGTTTGCAGAAGAGACGGTAAAGGTCAGCGGAGAGAACATCGTACCTCATGTGGTGGAGCCATCCTTTGGTATAGACAGGATATTCTACACTGTCCTGGAGCATGCATTTGATGAGGAAGCGGTACCTGCAAAGGAAGATGAGGAGGAAGAATCCAGAATAGTCATGAGATTCAGGAACGAGACCGCACCTGTCCAGGTTGCAGTGCTTCCTCTCCTGACCAGAAAAGAGCTCATCGAGCCTGCAAGAAATATAGAGAGCAAGATAAGGGAACAGGGACTTCTTGTCTCATATGATGATTCAGGCACCATAGGGCGCCGCTACAGAAGAAACGATGAGATCGGTACACCGTACTCCATTACTATCGACTATGATACACTGGAAGACAATACAGTGACCATACGTGAGCGTGACAGCATGAAACAGGTGCGCACGTCCGTAGATGGTATAGAGGAAGTGCTGTATGAGCTCATGTATAAGAACAGGGACTTTGAGAGTGCAGGAGTTGCACTCTAA
- a CDS encoding 2-amino-3,7-dideoxy-D-threo-hept-6-ulosonate synthase, whose protein sequence is MSEIGKSVRIERIFDRNTGNAIIIPMDHGVGAGPIKGLIDMPSTVNKVAEGGANAVLGHMGLPKYGHRGYGRDVGLIIHLSASTSLGPDPNHKVLATTVEEAIKVGADAVSVHINVGADDEAKMLHDLGHIASKCDEWGMPLLAMMYPRGPKVTSEHDVEYVKHAARIGAELGADIVKTNYTGDIDSFKEVVQGCPVPVVIAGGPRMETENDLLEMIHDSLQAGGKGVAIGRNVFQSDDPIKLVSRISMIVHKGLTPDEAMES, encoded by the coding sequence ATGAGCGAAATTGGCAAATCTGTCAGGATCGAAAGAATATTCGATCGTAATACCGGTAATGCGATAATAATCCCAATGGACCATGGAGTCGGAGCAGGTCCTATCAAAGGTTTAATAGATATGCCTTCAACCGTGAACAAGGTTGCAGAGGGGGGAGCAAACGCCGTTCTGGGACATATGGGACTTCCCAAGTACGGACACAGAGGGTACGGAAGGGACGTCGGACTTATTATCCACCTTTCAGCCTCCACATCACTGGGACCGGATCCCAACCACAAGGTGCTTGCGACAACGGTGGAAGAAGCAATCAAGGTCGGAGCCGACGCTGTTTCCGTACACATAAACGTTGGTGCGGATGACGAGGCAAAGATGCTCCATGATCTTGGGCACATCGCAAGCAAATGTGACGAATGGGGAATGCCACTTCTTGCAATGATGTATCCAAGAGGTCCTAAAGTAACATCCGAGCACGATGTGGAATATGTCAAGCACGCTGCCAGGATCGGAGCGGAACTTGGTGCTGACATTGTCAAAACCAATTATACGGGCGATATTGACTCATTCAAAGAAGTCGTTCAGGGATGTCCTGTCCCTGTGGTCATAGCAGGTGGCCCGAGAATGGAAACCGAGAATGATCTGCTTGAGATGATCCATGATTCCCTGCAGGCAGGAGGAAAAGGAGTCGCTATCGGAAGAAATGTCTTCCAGTCAGATGACCCCATAAAGCTTGTATCCCGCATATCCATGATAGTCCATAAAGGGCTTACACCGGATGAAGCTATGGAATCTTAA
- a CDS encoding deoxyuridine 5'-triphosphate nucleotidohydrolase, translated as MLSRDELKDRINSEPPLVENTIDTETQLQPNSFELTLKGIEALKGTGAVDFDNTQRHIPESESIEFNAEGWAFLKPGTYKITFNEVVNIPLDLAAIARPRSSLLRCGVTVESAVWDSGYRGRSESMLVVHNPNGFRVRQNARLLQLVFYNLLREVSEGYCGRYQNENL; from the coding sequence ATGCTATCCAGAGACGAACTAAAGGACAGGATCAACAGTGAACCGCCACTTGTTGAGAATACTATAGACACCGAAACACAATTGCAGCCCAACAGCTTTGAGCTAACGCTCAAGGGCATCGAAGCATTAAAAGGCACCGGAGCAGTGGATTTTGACAATACCCAGAGACATATACCTGAAAGCGAAAGTATAGAATTCAATGCTGAAGGCTGGGCTTTCCTGAAACCGGGAACATATAAAATCACTTTCAATGAGGTGGTAAATATTCCCCTGGACCTGGCTGCCATTGCGAGACCAAGATCAAGTCTTCTCAGATGCGGAGTTACTGTGGAATCGGCAGTGTGGGATTCCGGCTACAGAGGAAGAAGCGAATCAATGCTGGTTGTACATAATCCCAATGGATTCAGGGTCAGGCAAAATGCAAGACTATTGCAGCTGGTATTCTACAATCTCCTCCGGGAGGTCAGTGAAGGATACTGCGGCAGATACCAGAATGAAAACCTGTAA